The DNA window TATAAGTATTAAAGCCTTATTTCCATAGCTTGAGGCATCATCTCCCAATTTGGATACACAGCCTTTACCAAATTCGATTTTTGTTGGGTTGTAAGAAGTAAAATTTTCCATTTTTTAATTTATAAATCCAATCCTTTATCCATATTAATGATATAAAGACGTTTATTGTTTCTTATTTTATGTTTTCTGTGTTTCCAGGGTTTGATGATAAAGCCGGCAATTACCAGTATCGCACTCGCATTTATACTTTTTTGATCCAAAATGTCGCTGTTATTTATGCCGTTATTAAAAGAGTCAATAATCAAATAACCTGCACCTCCGGTGATCATCACACTTGATAGCACTGATCTGAACTTTGAAAAAGTAGTATTGCTCTTAACCCTAATGTATTGAATCGAGTCAACATTGATTGCTAGCGTATTTTCAAATAATATCGTATTATCGTTAAAATCTACTATTCTATCCTTAATAAAAGATCGGGAGTTATTTGCCTTAAATACTAAATTGTCATTTGGGTAAAAACGAACTCTTTTTACCAGACCGGGTTTATCAAAAACAAGATATTCCTGTCCATGACAATTTTCATAAATGATGAAAAATAAAATTAAGAGACTTAACTTGTAAAATGATTTTGGCATTTAATCGTTTTGAGATAAATGAACAAAAAAAATACTATTCAAAAAGATAAGAAACTTTCATTAGATACCATCGAAAGAATACACCCTTATAAGATGTTATTGTTTTTGGGTGCTCTGGGAAGTTTTTTAATTTTCACCTTTTTATTAATTGCCTTTTCTGTATTGCATAAGCACACAGACGGACAGGTATTCAATCTTCCGAAATCATTTTTGATTAGTACCTTTTTGATACTTTATGCTTCATTTACAGCATTTAGGGCAGAACAATCTTTAAAATCAGAAAACACCAAAAGTTTATTAAAATACCTCGGGCTGACGATTGTGCTCTCAGCGCTTTTTCTTTCTTTTCAATGCTATTCATGGATTGAGATGTACAACAGAGGTTTATTTTTTGATGGTCACCCTTCCTCTTCCTTTATGTACGTACTTACGGGTTTACACATGCTTCACCTTTTGATCGGTTTCGCATTTTTGATTTATTCATTCGCTGTCATTGGGAGAAAAACTAAGGACAATGTACAGGAATTGGTGTTTTTTACAAATCCATATGAGAAAACACGTCTTGAGGTATTGTTTCTTTTCTGGCATTATATGGCAGGAATATGGATTCTGATTTTTCTTTATCTTTTCTTTACATTTTAGAATAGATTTATGAAACTCAAACCCTGGGCTGCAAGGTGGTTTATGAATTTATATCCACCTAATCTTCTAAACCGAATCGTAATTTCCAAGTTAAGTGATGATTTTCGGGAAGTAGATATCAAAATCAAAAAATCCATCCTAAATAAAAATCTTCAAGGCAGTATTTTTGGAGGTACTTTGTACAGTGCTGCAGATCCATATCCAGCACTATTGTATTGGCAATGCCTTCATCAGCAGGACATTAATACAGAGGCCTGGCTAAAAAAGGCTGAAGTAGAGTATCATAAGCCCGCCTCTACAAGCATTCTGTTCAAATACAAAATAAGTGAAAAAGAAATTTCTGAAGCCATGGAAGAACTATTTAAAGATGGAAAATTTTCCCGATGGCATACTGTTGAAGGCAAAGACCAATCAGGAGATACCTGCATCAGTATAAAATCGCTGATAGTATTAAAACTGCGTAAGTCGAAATAATAATTTTTAATGGAGGTTTGGACCTTTGTTCCTTCTTAAATCCATATTGTGGTACACCGACATTCTTATGATATCCTGATGGCGAAATTTATGCCCTTCAGGTTTTTGAGCATAGTGCCAGGCATAACCCAATTGAAACTGCCAGTTGTTATTTAGCAAATAACCGATACCATTGAAGACCCGGATTTCCTCCAGGTTGTTGTAAATTACTTTTTGACCCGACTGAATAAAAATTTCTGCATTTTGAGCGAGAAATACAGTTTTGTTTTGGATATGATTATGATTCAATGGCGTGTAAATTGTAAACTTATATCTGTAGCGTTGGGAAAAATGATAGGGTTCACCTTTAAAATGATCCCGTTTCCATCGTTCTTCAAATCTGAATTGGTGATACAGTTTTAACCTTCCTACTTCCTGTACAAATAAAAACTGTTGCCAAAATCTGAATTCGGGTACAACACGGTCTTCCAGTTCTCTACTCTCAACCTGATACCAAGAATAGGGATTGACAAAACCGGCTGTAATTTCCAAACTAGGGTTAATCAAATACGCCAGACCAAATCGCAGGTACAATTTATTCATGTGCGTATTCCACTCGGTACGTCTTACATGGTATTCTCCATAATAGAATAGCTTGTTGGCAATCATGTACTTGGTATATAAGCCATACCAAATTCCGGTTTCATGGAAAATCTCCCTAGGAGGAAGCGATCTGTCTTCACCACTGTCCCCATAAGACAATCCACAATTCAGGATTGAAATTAATACTGCTATTAGTAAAATCTGCCTCATTCCTCGAGTTCCAACAATTTTTTAATGTCCTTATGATCTGTTGTCTTTTTAAGCTTTTTTTCAAGGCTCCTTGTATTCTCTCTTGCGAGTTCCATGAGTCTTTGTTGTAATGTTTCTATTTCTTCCACATGTTTTGAAATTTCCTCGGCGTGGTTTTCATTTATTAACTCTGACTTTAGGTGATTGTAATAACTGATGGCTGCTGCATCATAAAGTCTTTTCTTCAAACGCTTTTTAATATTTTGGCTATAGGTATAAGGATCAAACACATACTCCGTATAGGCAGAATCAATTTCACTTTCCATATATTCAATACTGTCAATTCTAGACTTTAACTCTTTCAAATCTTCAAGCACTCCCAAAATAAATCTTCCCTCCATTTCCCTTTTATCCATTTCATTAATGCTTGCGTATTGCTGCATGATGTTGGAGGTCCATGGTTTAATTGAGTTTTGATAAATTTCATTGCTCAGGCCTTGTCCTTTTTCGGTGTAACTGTTTTCGATTTTTCTGGAACTGAATTGAATATCCTGCTCCAATGCAGTAAGTCTTTGTTGTTGAAGTATTTTTTCAAATTCCGAACGAATATCAACCATGGCTTTCTCACTTCTGTCGTTTAATATGGAAATGGCATCTTCCAATTTGTAAAAAGGAGAAAGGTCTTTATCTGTTCGTTCATCCAATAGAATACTTCTGGTCTCACCGTCATATTCGTAATAAATAGTGTCAACTTGATCGATGTATTTATTATAAATATTTGAGAAATAGACCTCGCGGTCAATGTGCTCATAAAGGGAATCGGCTCTTGAATTAACCAATTCTAAAATCCCCTGCGCTTTTTCTTTTTCATACCTCAGAATCGCCTCTGATTTTGAAAGGAGTTCACTCAGGTGAAAATTGATATAGAATTTGGGGTCATCGAGCATCTCATCCGATCTTTCGATAATTCCATTGAGATCTTCCCTCATTTCATTTAGATTTTTGAGAAAGGATTTTGGTAAATCATACTCGAAACGGCCTGTTCCCGGATTGAAATCATGCCTGGATCCTTCTAGTGCCCCTCTACCCAAATCTGCCCATAAAAAGGCTTTATAAGCTACTTTTAGGAGTTCATTTCCACTTTTTTGTTGTTTGAGATAAGGCGATTCCAATAAAAATCCATCATCGAAAAGAACATCGAAATTTTCACTGGCTTTACTGACAATCCCGGTGCTGAGTTTATTAATCACCTCTTCATACACAAGGGAATCCATTATTTCACCTGTTTTTTTATTTTTTCGAATTAGCGTTAATAAAAATCCATCATTGTAATTTCTTGTCTCCTGAATCTCGATACTATCGGTAAAATAGTGCAATTCCCAATAGCCGTCCAGTCTCCCAAGTGAATCAAATTTTCCATCCAATTCGTATCGTGGTGATTTCAAACTTTTAAAAGCAAAATCACCAAAAGGTTTTCCATTTTGAAAACGCAGAGAACCTACTTTTTCAACACTTTGATCGCCGGCTGAGTCTATATGATAAAATGCATAACTCCACAAGCCTTCGGGGACACCTTTTACATATTTGGCATCGGTGATTTCTTTTTTACCCCAATAAATCATTCTAATTTCTTCGTTTTCAATATCCTGAACGCTGTAGCTTAAATCCAATTGGTCGTATTCCCATTTTCCTGTTTTAAAGCCATTTTTATACTGGCCTATATAGGTTTCTTTTATAAAGCGATGCCCATCCTTTAAATCCTGCTTAATGACAAAATGAAATGTCCCGTCAAATACGGTGTCTTCATCTATAATTTTGTATTCTGCTTTTACTGTACCTTTTCTGTCCACCAGATTGGTATATTCTCCCTCGAGGACCTGCGCGATTAAATTATCTGAATAAAGCAAGAGGAGAAAAGCTGATGAAAGCAATATGTTAAATAATTTGAAAGATTTTACCATGAGATTTTTTCCTTATTGAGAAATGCGGATATACCTTTTTTACAATCTTCATTTTCCCTCGCTTTTGCATTTTGAGCTGCGGCGAAGTCCAGGGCTTCATTCAAATTCATACCGGAAATTTTTGCAATCATTGCTTTTGTCATCGCCATTGAGCTACCGGCATTTTTATTGACAAGTTTTGATGCAAATTCCATGACTTTATTGTCAATTTCATTTTTATCAATTATATCATTGATAATTCCCCATTTTAGAGCCTTTTCCGCATCGATCATCTCACCGGAAAGCAAAAGATGCCTGGCTCTCCCCTCGCCAATTTTTCTCAAAAGAAAAACCATTACAAGGGCGGGTACAAATCCTATCCTCACTTCTGTATATGCCATTTTCATTTCCGGAACCGCAAATACAAAATCACAAATGCTTGCAAGCCCCGCACCACCAGCAATTGCCGGACCTTCTACCTGCGCAATAACCATTTTTGGGGAATCATAAATCATTTGAAATAAACCTCTCAGATGCTGAGAATCAGCAAGATTTTCTTCAAATGAATTATTTCGAAGCTCCTTTAGATATGCAAGATCAGCACCGGCGCAAAATGCCTCACCCTTTGCTTTTAATATGATGACTTTTACCTTATCGTCCTCTAATAGTTGGTTTAAACCATTTTT is part of the Hyphobacterium sp. CCMP332 genome and encodes:
- a CDS encoding enoyl-CoA hydratase/isomerase family protein, with translation MITTTTSDRIGILTLNRPEKRNALSADMVSHIKNGLNQLLEDDKVKVIILKAKGEAFCAGADLAYLKELRNNSFEENLADSQHLRGLFQMIYDSPKMVIAQVEGPAIAGGAGLASICDFVFAVPEMKMAYTEVRIGFVPALVMVFLLRKIGEGRARHLLLSGEMIDAEKALKWGIINDIIDKNEIDNKVMEFASKLVNKNAGSSMAMTKAMIAKISGMNLNEALDFAAAQNAKARENEDCKKGISAFLNKEKISW
- a CDS encoding YiiD C-terminal domain-containing protein yields the protein MKLKPWAARWFMNLYPPNLLNRIVISKLSDDFREVDIKIKKSILNKNLQGSIFGGTLYSAADPYPALLYWQCLHQQDINTEAWLKKAEVEYHKPASTSILFKYKISEKEISEAMEELFKDGKFSRWHTVEGKDQSGDTCISIKSLIVLKLRKSK
- a CDS encoding DUF2490 domain-containing protein, whose amino-acid sequence is MRQILLIAVLISILNCGLSYGDSGEDRSLPPREIFHETGIWYGLYTKYMIANKLFYYGEYHVRRTEWNTHMNKLYLRFGLAYLINPSLEITAGFVNPYSWYQVESRELEDRVVPEFRFWQQFLFVQEVGRLKLYHQFRFEERWKRDHFKGEPYHFSQRYRYKFTIYTPLNHNHIQNKTVFLAQNAEIFIQSGQKVIYNNLEEIRVFNGIGYLLNNNWQFQLGYAWHYAQKPEGHKFRHQDIIRMSVYHNMDLRRNKGPNLH
- a CDS encoding cytochrome c oxidase subunit 3, coding for MNKKNTIQKDKKLSLDTIERIHPYKMLLFLGALGSFLIFTFLLIAFSVLHKHTDGQVFNLPKSFLISTFLILYASFTAFRAEQSLKSENTKSLLKYLGLTIVLSALFLSFQCYSWIEMYNRGLFFDGHPSSSFMYVLTGLHMLHLLIGFAFLIYSFAVIGRKTKDNVQELVFFTNPYEKTRLEVLFLFWHYMAGIWILIFLYLFFTF